A section of the candidate division WOR-3 bacterium genome encodes:
- a CDS encoding T9SS type A sorting domain-containing protein: MISNKIFQYLCLISWALHVGEEVLVEISVFDITGRKVSDIESMNRSPGIYRVYWDCNESDVSSGMFFIRMTAGDFINTKKIMVLR, encoded by the coding sequence TTGATATCAAATAAAATCTTTCAATATTTATGCTTGATTAGTTGGGCATTACACGTGGGGGAAGAAGTTTTAGTCGAGATATCTGTATTCGACATAACAGGTAGAAAAGTTTCTGATATAGAATCAATGAATAGATCACCCGGTATTTACCGGGTATATTGGGATTGTAATGAAAGCGATGTTTCTTCAGGTATGTTTTTTATCAGGATGACAGCGGGTGATTTTATAAATAC